TTGTTCTCTATATTTGTGTTCCAATGCATGGAATGATTCAGATAATTGATTGATATTGGATACGGTTAAGCCGATTGTTTGCATCATACAACGAATTGTTTCTTTATCATCTACTTGATGAACTGCGGGGTCGGCCTTATTTTCAAGATTTTGTTTGTCTAAGACCGCGTATTCTGTTACTAATAAATTTTCAATCTCGGTACAACTATACCGTTCTTTTTTACATTGTTTAATGTATTTTAAAACATCAATTGCTTCAGGAAGATAAAAATTTCCTTCTTCCTCTTGAACTTTGGGT
This genomic interval from Virgibacillus pantothenticus contains the following:
- a CDS encoding MerR family transcriptional regulator, producing the protein MVTLVELLSLQGLSHIVGVPPSILTTWVKQFAMYVPKVQEEEGNFYLPEAIDVLKYIKQCKKERYSCTEIENLLVTEYAVLDKQNLENKADPAVHQVDDKETIRCMMQTIGLTVSNINQLSESFHALEHKYREQTRELNKLKKQLELLHSKQIH